Within Crassostrea angulata isolate pt1a10 chromosome 2, ASM2561291v2, whole genome shotgun sequence, the genomic segment CAAGTTTGTACTCAGGGTGTCGTCTGCTTTCATAGAAATGGCTGCACATCAACGCATAGCCAACAGAGAACGCGTTCTGCGTAATTTTAGGGATAGGTCAAACCCACTGGAGGACTTGTCAGCTTCTGACATATTTGCAAGATATAGGTTTCACCCAGATACCATTATGGATCTCCTGAGGCAGCTCCCTGACTAATCTACTCATACAAAGAGGAACCTCCCAATTCCACCCCTCCTTCAGCTGCTTGTGACATTAAGATTTCTTGGTACAGGTGCCACCCACATCCTTGTTGGTGATGATGTGAAGATCTCAAGATCAACAGCAGGGCGATGTATAAGGCAGGTATCGGCCCTTATTGCAAATTTGGCACCAAACTACATCAGCTTTCCAAGGGGAGATCAGGCGCGCCAAGTGATGCTGGAGTTTGCACATATTGCAGGTTTTTACTAAGATAACTATAACGAAAACATTTACTCTGATCAGTACTTTTACTTGGAACATAACTTGTTTAGGAAATTATTACTTTACCCTGTTTATATACATCGACCCTTTAAATGTATGGGGGTTTGGGAGGAGTGAAAGTTCAGTGAATTTTTACCAGTTCAGAAAATTTGTTCTATAATTTCATTTACCTAAAAAATGTGCTTCACAGGTTTTCCAAAAGTGTTGGGTTGTGTAGATGGTACACATGTTCGAATAAACAAACCATCAGGGCCTCAAGAGGCAGATTTCGTAAACAGAAAACAGTACCATTTATTAAACGTGCAGGTACCAATAAATTAGCTTGAAAGCATTCATGCACAAggcattcaatatattttttacataactaAGACTTTTGTTGTCCAAATTCAATAACTGACTTAaatcttgatattaattaagaaatatatatatatataagtcgTGTACCAGGTTAATTTCATCACCCCTTCCCTTTTCTCATGCAGATGGTATGTGACCCAGCTTTCAAAATTACAAGCATATGTTGCAATTGGCCAGGTGCAACTCATGACAACCGGATTTTCAAAATGTCTTCATTGTGACATCAATTTGAACGAGGTAAAAGAAGTTTTTCGTTTATTATTGAGACCTTGACCTTTCAAACATGACCCTATTTAACAAGAGACCTATTGACCACATTGTTCAACtgatttctgagaaaaagacattttttaaagatttttctttctatattcctatgtaaaaattcaaccccctgTGGTGGggcccaccttacccccggggatcatgatttgaacaaacttcagTTGAATCTATACAACTGAATGCTTCTACACAAATAAATGCTTCTCTGGCCCATtggttttttgagaagaaggttttttaaagatactaacaaatttttaatatttctcaattatctccctttgaaaaaAGGCTTGTCCCTTCATTCTCACAAACTTAAATCCCCTccacctaaggatgctttgtgacaaatttggttgaaatcgatCAAGTGGTTCTCTTTCCTTTCATCTATCTTCCTCTTCTCACTTACTTTACCTGAatataaagtataaataaaagaacatacattgaaacattttttccattgttgaattcatttttatttacaaataaattttaatatacatttttttacatatagcTAATGTAAAAgacaatttaaatgatttcattaattcaaatttatttgtattttctgCTCTGATAAAACGCATTAATGAAGGATTTGTTTCAAATCAATTTGATCTTTCAAGGCTAtaaggaacatttttttatcgACATTATGTATAATACTGTATTATCCTTAATAATTGCCCCAGGcactaagaaaatattattattttagagTTCAATAATCCTGTTGTCTAATgcatacaaaaaatatcaataatatatcacTCTGTAAACTAGTAATACATATACTATACTACTTGAGTATATAGCTTATTTTATAACATCACTACTTGACTATAATTTGGGGAGGGATTACATGGGCTTTGCCTGTTACCCAATCCATTTGAAttctcaataaaatatgtttatattaaattaacaGGTTGAAAGATTATGACCCAGACATAGAATACAAGTCAATCTTACCtctgctttccttttcttttgaATTGACTGTCTTCTGTGACACAGATGATGGAGCTGGTGctgaaataaaagaaagaatTGTTTTGATAGAAACAAATGATgcataagaaatatataaaattcaaataggtgaaaatatatgcaatttatattaggatgaaaataattatttttaaaaattcaactgaATAATTATGAACTAGCCCTGGGCCGATTCAAACTTGTGATCTGCAGTTCACAGATTGATACTTTATTACCACTGAAATGCAATGACATTCAAACCattcgattgatacaaaaaaatcaacaaaacaattaaatcacCATCTAATGAGGTAGGGTCTTAAAAAGCATATTAATGTAGTGAGGTACGGTATTTTAAATTATctagagttgattaaaaatatataaaatttgttaatttttttaaagagcaatacatgtaatataagtTTGGTTTTATCTTGTTATTTGATTGGCTATACACAAATTCATCTTTAATTATATGTTCATAACTTGCCAACTTCACGTCAAAGGATGTGCTTGCATACTGCATTAATCTGCTTGACATCAAGCTTGATTTTTGTACAGAttaacatcatttttaaaattagacgTCTTATTAACTGCAAATGATAGTGAATAAATTTGCGGTTTAAAGCATGAACTGCCTAAATTTATATGTTATACCAATATAACATaggaaatatttataaattcattgtAACAATACTCACCAACTGTATCAGCTTGACTTCTAtttgtctctgtctctctgttaGTACAAGTGAATCTTAcatctaaaattaaaacaaggtTATCCATGTTAATCCATGTTAATCATTGGTCATTCAGCAGATAATTTACATCACAATACCCTTATAGATATTTCTCTAGAATGTAGTATTTTAAGAGAACTTGATGGCAGTGGCCATTATCAAACTGCATTTATATCCTGTCGTATAATTTAAGAGCTTGtaataaagaatttgaaaatatccaaatttaaaTAATGGTAAATCATATGAATTTTCCTTTACTTAGTACCGGTAATAATTTATCGCAAAACAAATCATCAAACACTTTTAGGTAGATCATTGATCATCCTCCTGACAGACTCACAATTTCTGTTTTGGCTGGTCTGCCCACCAAACATAAATATGTAACGTCACTATATACCAGCAAATGATCAAAATGTTTTCATGCATCCATTCTGGTGGAATGGAATTCAATAACCTGTGATGAATGACTGAATGCTACCGGtacacatgtacttaaaattatacTTGCATCTAGCTGTATTGgagggtataacaaaacagttattGAATGGtattaaaggtcaaatgaccgtttttatctacaatgaagagtagaaaaattaaattataagcaatgaattggGACAGTTTACACTATATAAACCGCTTCAAAAAgcataaactgtttcaaaccattttatatcgtataaaactaataaatattgaattcattgcttataatttaattttcctactcttcattgtagataacaacggtcatttgacctttaaaattacttaaaattgtacaaaattcaaacaatacgtcaggcgtattgatacatttttgacgttagtcttactatgacgtaggcaacattcttaatacgatataaaataattttttagtcaatcagaaagcgcgttacaaccagaattaaataatATTGGTGTATGACTGTTTAATATTTTCTGTGAATTcttataaatttaaatataagatTTTGCTTTCTCACCATCACTGTCAAACCCTTCTTCTAGACCAAAAAGACTTGGCCTTCCTTCTTGTCGCTCAAGAAGCACTTCTTCTGCCTCTGTTAATTCAAGTTCCACTTGTCCCCCACCTGTCTTCCTGACTTCTCTCTTCAGGTAATCGATTTTCTCTTTGgctgttaaaaatgaaatgaaatattttaaggtAAATTATGGGATGacgtttaaatgttttgtttaaatcttCTAAATATTTTACAGCCAGCCGTAGTAATTACAcatgttaattaaaataaatatgatattcatGCCTTTAATTGagtctatacatgtactaaatacatgtacatatatatggtATTAATAAACATACTCCTTTGTTTAGCATTGTTGTACTTTTTTCTGCACTCTTCTGGGGACCTCTTGCTGCTGGTAAATTGTCTACAAGAGTTAATATGTGTTAATTTAAGCTTATTTTTTCAAGTCATGACCTTAATGATTCATAATCAATTGATGAAGATCTCATTCTGAGTCTGTGTAAGAAACTTGTCCTTATTTGtcacattttcttattttcttaacCTTGcccaaaatatatcaatttactCGAATTAAATCCATAGCAAAATGGGTTCTAgctacatgtgtacatgtattcttattggttaattattttctgttttctgtcaggaaaatgttaatttttgatCGAActtatgatttaatcaaaacttttataacttATTGAGTGAAAGAGGTATTGTTTAGTagttcttcattttttttttagggaaTCAAAATTTCAACAAATAACATCAAATATACATTAGTACTAGATTCACTAGATCATTGTAACATAACACGGTAAACATAATaacattgattaaaattaaatataatgtagtaaaattaatttgcatattttgcttattttatttAGGCCTAATGATGTTTgcaacaaattattttaatattttcaccTGCTTTATAATTACCTccaatgcaatcttcattattATGATCAACTAGCTACTAATATAGGCATATGcttctaaaataaaatcagtGACCTTTTTTTAGAACTTTCTTACGCATTTATAGCATCTGCGACCTCCTCCCAACCCTGCCTCCTCTTAGCCACGCCAGACTTCCCCCCCCCAGGACCCTTGAACTCCCCAAACAGTACATCCTCCCTGTCCAACACGGCAGATATAAGACACGTTTCCTCATCTGCAGACCACtttgttcttgtttttttatCGCTATGGTCTACCCTTTCCTTTAAGCAAAGTTTCTCGATGTCTTTTTCTGCCATATTGCGATGAGTACAAATAATCCTATCGTCTGCAGGACACTGAGCAGCCGATGGCACAATTTCCCGGTGCGTTTTGTTGTCAAAAAGTACCtcttaatgaataaatatttcgTGGAAAAGGATATTATAAACAGTTTTATCAAAAGTATTGTAATAACTCACCGTTATATTGATTCAAGACCTGTCGTCAATATAAACAGCAGGGCGCCGCCATTACAGAAGAGTTCCAAAAAAGCCGCTTGTGCacataaaaaaaagttagagTACGAGCTCAAAAATTGGAGTACAAACTCCCGGGAGTACGTACTCGAAATCTTTTATAACCTCAAAATTTGATCGCGTACTCCTAGGAGTACAATTTTGATTTCGAGCTAGAGTTGGAGCTGGAGCCCGAGCCAGCGTTTATAACCTCCTAGCCAGGTATGGATAAATGTATTTGCATAACATGATCAAATTTTGGGTGAAAAAAAGTTTGTAATACACCAGACTTTACGGTAcgtgtaaagaaaaaaattcaatgcaagtacatgtagtaaaggAGTTCTAATATACGCACACACATGTGTTTTGTGGGTTCTAACCAtgaatgatattaatttttcttaacgTTACTTTACGTTTATTTGattatcataattaaataaagatCACTTCACTTTGATCACAAATATGAttgaatgatataataaattttccttttaacCCTCTGTGCTTGAAACCTTTATTTGTCTGAAACTCTACGTTCCAGCAAGTGTGCTGAACTAAAGCCTCCCAGACCGCAGTCTGAAACCTAGTGCCTAAAATCACCCTCCCGGCTTTGTATTATTTACTAGTACAGTACCGAAGAATATATAAATCTCAAATGGTCCGTCTGCATTAATTTGAGACACCGCAAATGAGACCTATAATTCTTACCCGTAGAGTTCCTTTCGCTTCTGCAGCTATCCGCCAACTGAACTCCGTTCAATAGCGCGGCGGCCTTTTATAGCCTCTAAAAAATCGTTTTCCGTCACGTGACTCGGGATCATCGTAACGTTTTATCTAATAACCAAACACAGAGGAAATTATCTGATTCAATGATGCTTTAATTAGAATATTTACTACAATACAATGAAAATAGGAAAAGGTAGAATTGTGGAGGACAGACTATTATATAGTACTATATTATGCAACCCTACATTTTTTAATCAGCATGAAAGCAGAAACAAaccattaatttaaaaaaaaaatatattgaggTCTTATATCATATCCATCTTTTTCAGCTTGTCTAGAAAATGGAAGTACTAACTGAAGAGTGATATACAAACTGAAATCAGTCATGCTGTTACCTTGAATGCTGTGCTTGGAGTAGAATTGTACGACCGTTGGCCGTTGAAGTCTTTGGTTGGTCGTACTGCGTATATTTCATAAAGTCCTAGGATAATGTCGTCCGCAGACTTTTGCCCCCACAGTGTGAGTAGAGCAGTCCTACCCTCACACTGTAGGGTGCACTGACGCCTCTTGGAGAAATTGGAAATTAATTGTTTTCCAACCTACAAAAAGAATGAAGAGTTGTGAAGAAAGTTagaaatgtcaaaaatatatttcgtaaatttaatagatagatcatattaaaatttaatatgaagatttttattaaaattgaccCAGCCGAGTCACTGATGTGACATTTTgcaactgtttttttttcatttttattggaCATTTGGTGACAGTTTTATATGCCCTTCAAGATGAATTACTGCATTGAATATTCTTACTTGGGTTTATTGTATATCTGATTAGTTGACATGGACAGCATAGCGTTGATGCAAATTTCAAATCCGATTTATATCTGTGTATCATCAATGAATTGATTGACAGTCttatttcaaaaaacatttagaTTTATTGATTCAGCACATGGGAACATCTTTACTTGAAACACATGAGTACCCCAATGCAAAAACATTAACCTTTATATGTTTAGTCTTAGGGTAATGCTACTCATGTGACCATCAAGGCGATCAGGCCTCTTGTTTTGAATAAGTCAGAAAATGACTGCACAATGTGAAGATAATTTATCTTTTgaatgaagataaaaaaaaattacacaattttatatgtataatgttaatgttgattttttagGATGAATTTGTTCAAGAAATTATTCCTTGATTTAGAC encodes:
- the LOC128174612 gene encoding myb/SANT-like DNA-binding domain-containing protein 4 is translated as MAEKDIEKLCLKERVDHSDKKTRTKWSADEETCLISAVLDREDVLFGEFKGPGGGKSGVAKRRQGWEEVADAINAQFTSSKRSPEECRKKYNNAKQRTKEKIDYLKREVRKTGGGQVELELTEAEEVLLERQEGRPSLFGLEEGFDSDDVRFTCTNRETETNRSQADTVAPAPSSVSQKTVNSKEKESRGKVSEKRKIDERKENHLIDFNQICHKASLGGGDLSL